TTTTGCTAATTATCATATGGTTTTATGCCTTTATCACTGGCCTGTCGCCCTCGGTCATGCGTTCCTCGCTCATGATTAGTTTTCTTCTGGCAGGCCAGATGCTTCATCGAAAGGGCTATGCACTCAATACCCTGGCAGCAGCCGCATTGCTCATTTTGCTTATCGAGCCCAATGCTGTGTTCAGCATCGGATTTCAGCTTTCGTTTGCGGCAGTAGCATCCATTCTGATCTTTCAAAAACCTATTGCACAGTTACTTACTTTCAGGAACAAGATTGCAGCCTATTTATGGGAGGCCACTTCAGTGGCGTTTGCTGCCCAGTTGGGGACCACACCAATGGTGTTGTATTATTTCAATCAGTTTCCATTCTATTTCTGGCTGAGCAACCTGTTTCTCACACCTTTATCCTTTTTAATCATTGCCTCGGGCATGCTCATGTTGTTGAGCAGTCCTTTGCCCTGGATTCCCCTGTTGCTTGCAAAGCTTACTTCAGCACTCATTTTTGCAATGAATGCGCTGATTCAATGGGTCGAATCGTTGCCAATGGCTGTGGTGGAACGTCTGTATATCAATCATTATGAGTTGTTGATATTGTCGGTGATGTTTCTCCTGCTGGCATTGTTGATTCGCAAGCAGTGGTCAGGTGTGTTGATCCCTTTGTTATTTATGGGGCTGCTTATTATCGGGAGCATCACCCACCGGCATCTGCAGACCCTGAAGCAGCAAGGCTTTGTGGTGTATTCTGTACAAGGCCGCACGGCCATGAGTTTTGTGAGTGGTAGCAATCATGTGTTTGTGGCCGACAGCGCGCTGCTGCAAGATGAAGGTGCAATGGCCTTCCATTTTCAAAAATACTGGAACCGACTTGGTTTAAACAAACCTTTAACGTTTGCTACAGGCGATGCGATCCGGACAGGGTTCCTTGTTAAGGAGGGGTCTTATGTAGTTTTCGACGGGCAATTGATCTGTTTGTGCGATGTATCCAAACCTGTCGCCGGGGCTGATGCTGATTTTTTACTTTATCATGGCACGCGCGCTGCGAGGCGTTTCCGGCCATTTTTGCCTGATGAAGGCCGTGTGGTGTTGTTGGATGCCTCGCTCCGAAAGCATGTGTCGGATGCAATTGCAGCTGTGGCAGTTGCCCGGGAGATTCCGGTTTACGACCTGAATCGTGATGGCGCCTACGTTTACCAACTCAGGAAATAAAAAACCCCTGCTTTGGGCAGAGGTTTTTTTATTGATTTTCTGTCGTTTACTCTATCATGAGCTTGCGCGTCGCTGATTGTCCGGTGCTGCTTTGGAGCTTGAGCAGGTAAACTCCTTTACCCAGATTGCGCAGGTCGAATCGCTGGTTTTCGAGCAGGCTGTTTTCGATGGCGGGCTGATGGTAAACACGTTTACCCACCAGGTTATACACCTCCAGTTCGATGGTACCAACCATTCCCGGTGCACTGATAGTAAAGAGGCCCTGACCCGGATTGGGATGGATGCGGATGCTGGCCGAGGGGTTTTCACCAATAGAAGTTTCACTTGTGGTTACAAATGAAAAGGTCTGGCTCCAGTTGGTGGTATCCAGCCCCTGGATGCCACGAACACGCCAGAAATAGGTGGTTTGAGGTGCCAGCAGGAAGACGGTCTGGAACGAACTGCTTGTTGGCATTTGTGTATTGGTAACAGCAGGGTCAAAAGTGTTACTTGTGCCAAACTGAAGTTGATATTTTTCGGTTCCCCTAATGTGTTGCCATTGGAAGCGCGGGAGCCTGATCACGTTGGTGGCATTATTTGCAGGCGCAGTGGGTGTGACGGTGGAGGCTGTGGTAAACTTGAACACCGGCGACCAGAATGAATTGCCTCCGGCATGGCGCGCCCTCACCCGCCAGTAGTAATCGCGCCCGAACGACATGCCCTGGAACCGGTATTCGTTTGTCGAGCTTTCGAAGGTGAAGGGATCAGCAAAGTCGGGGGTGAGCGAACGCTGAATGGTGTAATTGACGATTCCTGTCATGGCGCTCCAGCGCACCAGGGTGTCCAGTGCAATGTTTGTGGCATTGTTGGCCGGGCTGGTGAGGGTGGGGCTGGCGTTGACAAAGAACGACCTTGGCGATGACCAATCGGAAGTAGATTGGGCGTGGCTGGCACGCATGCGCACATAGTGGTTGGCGCCAAATGCAAGGTTAGCAAGCCTCAATTCTGAAAGGCTGGCGGAAAGTGGGAAGCTTTTGAGATAAGGGCTATTGAAACCTTCACCCTGGAACTTGATGATGGCACCGGAGTTTCCGACAATAAATCCTGTATTGGCATCCATAAGGTAGATGCCATTCAGGTTTTGTGTGGTACCACTGGCGATCACACCCCATTCTGTTCCGTTGAATTGAATCAGGGTGCCGTTGGAGCCAACGATGAAGCCGTTGTTTTCGCTGAGCATGCACACATCCCAGAGGTCGCGGGTGGAGCCGGATGCCTGCTCGGCCCAGCTTTGGCCGTTGAAATAAAAGATGCGTCCGGCGCGTGCTGAAGCCCAGATCTTATCAGGCGCCAGAGCCCAAAGTCCGGTGATTTCGCGGTTGGCAATAATGCCATTGCTCCAGCTGGTTCCGTTAAAATAGGAGAAGTTACCGGCTGTACCTGCAATCCATATGTTGTTGGCGTCTAGACCATGTATTGCATTGAGCGTCACGTTTCCGGTGATTCCTGAACTAACCGGCGACCAACTGTTTCCATCCCAGCGCAGTACGGTTGCAGAGGCACCAACAGCATAACCGTTGGTTGCGGAAGTGAAAAAGACTCCGTTGAGGTTTGCAGTGACCCCGGAAGTTTGGGGCGCCCATGCCGTACCATTGAAATAAAGAATGGTGCCTGCCTGACCCACTGCCCAACCATTGTTGGCATCCACAAAAAATACGTCGTTCAGATTTTGGGTAGTACCACTGGTCAAAGGTGTCCAGCTGGTGCCATTGTACTGGAGGATGGTGCCACCGTTGCCAACTGCCCAGGCCTGATTGGCCGACAACTCAAATACATCATTGAGTTGTGCAGTCACACCCGAAACCATATTGGCCCACGAATAGGCCGTGTCCACCTGCATTTCATATTGGGTCACTCCGGTGAGCGGCGACCAGGTAATGAGCGGGTTTGGCATTTGGTTCGACTGGTTGGCAGGGCCTGTAATGCTAACAGAATTGGTCACACGGAATGAAAATGGTTCCGACCAGTCGGAAGTGAGTGTGCCATCGGAGGCACGCACCCGCCAGTAATAAACCGTATTGAAAAGCAGTTCGTTCATCTGCAGGGCGGTGACAGTGACCGGAGGAAAGGTGATGGCGTCGGAAAAGTCGGCATTGCGGGCAAGCTGCACCTCGTATGTGACAACAAAGCCCTGACCTGTAACGGCATCCCAATCGAGCAACACGTCGGGCATCTGGCCTGTGGCGTTATTGGCAGGTGCGCGCAGGGCAGGGGAATAAATCCTTGTCTGTGCCGAAAGGCTGGCCGAAAACCAGGAAATCAGTGCGAGAAGGAGGTAAATATTCTTCATTTTCACTTCGTTTTATTGCTGATAATGCGTCTTAGTAAACCAGGAATTTGACAGTGGACTTTTGCTGACCTGCGTCGAGCATCAGCAGGTAACTGCCGCTGCGGTATCCGTTCAAATCGATGCGTATTTGTTGTTTGCCGGGTGTCATCCTGCCGAGCTGGCGTGTTTCGATGAGTTGGCCCGACTGATTGAAGATGCTGTAGCGGAGTTCGGCTTCAGCGGGCAGCTCAAATTCGGCGCGGGCAAAGCCACTGGCAGGTGTGGGGTAAACCAAAACGGGGAAGTTTTTGCTACTGCCAGCAATCTGTTGTTCGCCTATGCCTACCGGCATGCGGAAGTCGTTGCAGCGCATCAGACCGCGACCGAAAGTGGCAGCATATAGAATACCATAGTTTGTAGCTCCGGGGAAGTTCACCACGAGGGTGTCCACGTTGATGAGCTGCAAGGTGTCGGGGGTTTTATTGATGATTTGCTGCTTGAGATCCATCACCGGGATGTTGGCCAGGTTTTGGTCGGCTAACCAGACAGGGTTGGTGTCGAACAGATTGTTGGTGTGGAAAATACCCATCTCTGTACCAACGATGGCCAACCCGTTGTTGGTCATTTCGATCACACCCGAGTAAACAGGCATTTTGGGCAGGTTGCCCTGCTTGCTCACAAACAGGGGGTTCCCATCGAGGCCGTTGGTGGTGGCAAAAACATAATGATCGTTGCCATAGTTGGCCAGGGTAACCATCACGTTATTTGGATTCTTGGGGTCAACGGAAATGGAAGTGATGGCCTGGCTTACCGGGGTGGAGGTGCCGGGTACCAAAAGTTGCATCTGCCTTGTGGCTACAATGCATTGGGGGCTGGTTACACTGGCAAGTGTTGCATTGTAAGCCAGCGCAATGTTGGAGATGCGGAACAATTTGCCGTCGCGCATGCCTACCCACACATGGTTGCCGTCGGCTGAGTAAGCAATGGACTGCGGGATGCCGGTAAACCCAACAGTGCTGTTGGAGATTTCGAACCACTCGGGGGTTTTGGCAAAGTTCAGGAATTCTTTGGTCATCCAGAGACGGTTGGCCACTGCAATGAACAACCTGGTCGAAACGGGATCTTTCAGGCGGATGGTATCGCCTTGATTCAGGCCTACGCCAGCTGGCAGGTTGGTAAGAAATGGCTGGTCGAAATTGGTGCTTCTGGCCTTCACCTGAGCACCCGGCGAATAGTTTCTCTTTGCTTTGAAAGTAATGCTGTCGCGGCTGTTTTCATTGGTGAAGCTTTCCCACAAGGCAATGGGTGTGCGGAAGGCCTGCGGGTTGCCGAATCCTGAAGCAAGCAGGAACTGCGTGGAGAAGGTAAAGGCCATGTCTTCTGACCTCTGCATGCTTCCAGCTGTGGCCGAAACGACAATGGCATTTGGGTTGATTGTAGAAACTACACAAGAGCCTCCTGACGTGGTAGGCGTATAAAGCTTTTCGCCCTGACGAAAAGTATTACCTTCGCCTGAGATGAAGATAGTGCCCTGATCTTGTGCACCGCCCAATACCCTGTTTTCGATGCCCGAGGGGGCCACGGTGTAGAACTGGGCAGTCATGTAATTGCGGTTGCCGTTCGAATAATTAAACAAATCACCGTTCACCTCACCTTTGAATATCCCACCATCGGTAGCCACAAAGAAGGTGGTGTTGCTGCCGGGTTTGAAAACAACTCTTTGCTGTCCGAAGTGCACATAAAGCGGACTGAAAAGGCTGCCAGCACTCGACGATACTACGTCCCAGGCATAGAGGCCGGCCTCGAGCACGCGCCTTCCTTGCCAAAGATTGACACCACCAAGGATGATGCGGTTCGGGTCGTTGGGGAACACCGTAATGTGGTTGTTGTATAAACCTCTCTGGTTGTATGGATTAACACTCGTAGTGGCCGGAAGAATCACGCTCCATGTGTCGCCTTTGTCGCCGGAGCGATAGATACCCAGATGTATGCCGAACGAATTGATCAGCACTGCATACATGATATTCGGATCGGAAGGGGCTACAGCAAGTTCAACGCGTGATACGTCGGCTGTGGGGAGGGTGTTGCTTTCGGCCGTGGAGCGGAGCACAAAGGCTTGCGGATCTCCATTTTTGCTGATGTACACCTTGTTATCAACTGCGGCCATCAGGGTGCCGTCGGAGCCAACCTGCACATCGGTGGCATTCAGGCTGAGATCGTTGCCGTTGTTGTCTTTGGCAATCTGCCAGCTGTTGCCGCCGTCGGTGCTGTAGCGCAAACCCGCATTGGTGGCTGCGAATATGTGGCCGCTGCTGTTGATAGCAAGCTCGTTGATGAAAGCCCATGCGGCATTGTTGTCGTTTGGCTGGGGAACGGTGGCGGGCAATTGGGTGAAATTGGTTCCGTCCGTCGATTTCCAGATGCCGTTGCCCATAAAGCCGGTGGTGTAGGCCATGTCGTTGAGGCCGGTGAGCAGGTGGGCGCCAAAGCCATCACCTGTTCCCACATAGATGTCGCCATTGGGGGCCTGTACCATGCAACTTACCGTGAGGTTGAGGCTGCTCACCGGCTGCCAGGTGACGCCCTCGTTTACCGTCCGCCAGATGCCGCCGCCTGTCGAGCCTGCCAGCAGTGTGATTTTCTGCGGGTCGCGCGAGTCGTAAATGATGGCTTTGGTCTTGCCACCATAATTGTCCGGTCCAAGCGGCGTCCAGTTCAGATTCGTCTGGTTTTTGTTGCTAACCATGCGGTTCACCTGATTTCTGGCTTCGAGCACATGGGCCGGATCGAGCTTGCCAGTGTGCTGATTGCTGCGAAGCATGTGCAGATAAGCCTCGTCGCTCAAGGGTGCGGAGGCCGGATTGTTGTCGTTAACAGGATTGGAAATCAGGTGGTTAAAGCAAAAAATCAAAAGGATACCAGAGAGTAGAAGTCCTTTTCTCATATCATGCAGTTTTGTGGGTATTTCGTATATGGTTTTCGGTTTAAAACAGTGGCACAAGTTACGCCAAATAATTATTCAGACAAGCCCGAAATGCGTAATAATTTTAACAGTAATTAACACGCCTTTCCCGGACTCAGCGCTCTGACTGCACAAATATAGCAGGATATGGTTCTTTGGTGCCGGGCAAACCGCATTATTTTGGTTCAACGAACAATACAAAATAATTGTGCTTCACATGACAGATGTGCTGCTTAAAATACAGTTTGTAAATGAAAGGTTTCTTTCGGGGATACTCAATCAGCTTTTCCCCGTGGCGGCAGCAGGTGCAGCTGGTGGTCATCATCCAGTTTTTCGAGCCACACAAAGGCTGTCTTCACCCGGTTTCCGATATTCCTGAAGCTTGCGGAATCTCCTTTGCAGAAGGCCCAATCTACTGCTTTCCAGTTTCTTCCGTTATGAATGGCCAGGTAGATAAACTCATCCGGGCACGGGCCGTGGTAGGTCAGGTTGCGCACCTGCAGATAGGATGACGTCACATCCAGATAATGAAAGTGTCCCAGAAAAGGGGGCGTGGTCTTTTTTAGGTCTTTTATGGCGAAAAGGCTTGAATCGGTTGTGTGGAAGATGCGCCTGTATATCTTGGGCACTCGGCTGTCGTCGTTTAGCAGCTGCCTTTCGAATGTCGCTGGCAGCAAAGGCTTCCAGGTGTGCTCCGAGGTGTAATAACTTGCAAACCAGACGCTGTGGAGGCTGTCGCTCAGCCAGGGAATGTAGTCGAGGGTTGCGGGAATGCCGAGGCTACGTAGCGCCATCACACGGAAGATGGCCATATCGCGCGGGCTAGCCATGCGCTCATGCAGAATTTGAGAGGCTTTGGTGACATTGGCCTGTTTGATCAGACGGATGTCTTC
This window of the Bacteroidota bacterium genome carries:
- a CDS encoding ComEC family competence protein; its protein translation is MNIHLQKYPLLRITPMFAFGIWLSWQVEPGMFFLFWWIAPALLVMAFGSWFFLKDYSLRWVAGLMTHLFYIGAGLMAALAARPELNSKHFSNYETNGAMLVRLTEPLSERKNTYRVVAEVRALADTSGIRPASGKLMLYLRKPLSDELPEYGSLLLVTGKPEPVQPPLNPGQFDFSTHLARKGVLHQLFLKDGEWHPTGQVEKNPVYALAYRARGYLVTSMKKHGLEGDEFAVASAILLGYNEMLSQELRKGYTAAGAMHVLCVSGLHVGIIFLIFSLMLGFLEHFRRGNLIRGILLLIIIWFYAFITGLSPSVMRSSLMISFLLAGQMLHRKGYALNTLAAAALLILLIEPNAVFSIGFQLSFAAVASILIFQKPIAQLLTFRNKIAAYLWEATSVAFAAQLGTTPMVLYYFNQFPFYFWLSNLFLTPLSFLIIASGMLMLLSSPLPWIPLLLAKLTSALIFAMNALIQWVESLPMAVVERLYINHYELLILSVMFLLLALLIRKQWSGVLIPLLFMGLLIIGSITHRHLQTLKQQGFVVYSVQGRTAMSFVSGSNHVFVADSALLQDEGAMAFHFQKYWNRLGLNKPLTFATGDAIRTGFLVKEGSYVVFDGQLICLCDVSKPVAGADADFLLYHGTRAARRFRPFLPDEGRVVLLDASLRKHVSDAIAAVAVAREIPVYDLNRDGAYVYQLRK
- a CDS encoding T9SS type A sorting domain-containing protein; its protein translation is MKNIYLLLALISWFSASLSAQTRIYSPALRAPANNATGQMPDVLLDWDAVTGQGFVVTYEVQLARNADFSDAITFPPVTVTALQMNELLFNTVYYWRVRASDGTLTSDWSEPFSFRVTNSVSITGPANQSNQMPNPLITWSPLTGVTQYEMQVDTAYSWANMVSGVTAQLNDVFELSANQAWAVGNGGTILQYNGTSWTPLTSGTTQNLNDVFFVDANNGWAVGQAGTILYFNGTAWAPQTSGVTANLNGVFFTSATNGYAVGASATVLRWDGNSWSPVSSGITGNVTLNAIHGLDANNIWIAGTAGNFSYFNGTSWSNGIIANREITGLWALAPDKIWASARAGRIFYFNGQSWAEQASGSTRDLWDVCMLSENNGFIVGSNGTLIQFNGTEWGVIASGTTQNLNGIYLMDANTGFIVGNSGAIIKFQGEGFNSPYLKSFPLSASLSELRLANLAFGANHYVRMRASHAQSTSDWSSPRSFFVNASPTLTSPANNATNIALDTLVRWSAMTGIVNYTIQRSLTPDFADPFTFESSTNEYRFQGMSFGRDYYWRVRARHAGGNSFWSPVFKFTTASTVTPTAPANNATNVIRLPRFQWQHIRGTEKYQLQFGTSNTFDPAVTNTQMPTSSSFQTVFLLAPQTTYFWRVRGIQGLDTTNWSQTFSFVTTSETSIGENPSASIRIHPNPGQGLFTISAPGMVGTIELEVYNLVGKRVYHQPAIENSLLENQRFDLRNLGKGVYLLKLQSSTGQSATRKLMIE
- a CDS encoding T9SS type A sorting domain-containing protein translates to MRKGLLLSGILLIFCFNHLISNPVNDNNPASAPLSDEAYLHMLRSNQHTGKLDPAHVLEARNQVNRMVSNKNQTNLNWTPLGPDNYGGKTKAIIYDSRDPQKITLLAGSTGGGIWRTVNEGVTWQPVSSLNLTVSCMVQAPNGDIYVGTGDGFGAHLLTGLNDMAYTTGFMGNGIWKSTDGTNFTQLPATVPQPNDNNAAWAFINELAINSSGHIFAATNAGLRYSTDGGNSWQIAKDNNGNDLSLNATDVQVGSDGTLMAAVDNKVYISKNGDPQAFVLRSTAESNTLPTADVSRVELAVAPSDPNIMYAVLINSFGIHLGIYRSGDKGDTWSVILPATTSVNPYNQRGLYNNHITVFPNDPNRIILGGVNLWQGRRVLEAGLYAWDVVSSSAGSLFSPLYVHFGQQRVVFKPGSNTTFFVATDGGIFKGEVNGDLFNYSNGNRNYMTAQFYTVAPSGIENRVLGGAQDQGTIFISGEGNTFRQGEKLYTPTTSGGSCVVSTINPNAIVVSATAGSMQRSEDMAFTFSTQFLLASGFGNPQAFRTPIALWESFTNENSRDSITFKAKRNYSPGAQVKARSTNFDQPFLTNLPAGVGLNQGDTIRLKDPVSTRLFIAVANRLWMTKEFLNFAKTPEWFEISNSTVGFTGIPQSIAYSADGNHVWVGMRDGKLFRISNIALAYNATLASVTSPQCIVATRQMQLLVPGTSTPVSQAITSISVDPKNPNNVMVTLANYGNDHYVFATTNGLDGNPLFVSKQGNLPKMPVYSGVIEMTNNGLAIVGTEMGIFHTNNLFDTNPVWLADQNLANIPVMDLKQQIINKTPDTLQLINVDTLVVNFPGATNYGILYAATFGRGLMRCNDFRMPVGIGEQQIAGSSKNFPVLVYPTPASGFARAEFELPAEAELRYSIFNQSGQLIETRQLGRMTPGKQQIRIDLNGYRSGSYLLMLDAGQQKSTVKFLVY